The Fusarium falciforme chromosome 4, complete sequence genomic interval GATGCCCCGGCCGAAATGAAGTTTCTCTGGCTTAGAAGGAAGTCAAGCATGCCTTCAACAAAACCAATACTTCGTCCAACCTCGGCGCCTGTAAGGTCCTCCGAATGGTCTCTAGCGGCAGCCCTGGCTTTCGGGGCGAGATCCAGAATCTTGTGCAGGTGGTAACCGATTGCTTCCTCAGTCTTGTTGTCCCAAAGCTGCACGGGCTGGATTCTCGAGAGGACAAGAGATAGCGAATCCTGCTGGGCCAGCTTGTCCTGTCCTAGGTTGTACTTCAGGCCCATCTGACGAAGGTCTCGCAACGTGTCCGCAAACAACTTTCGCTTTCTTGTCTTGAGATGCTTGACCTGATCCTTGTTCTCGTCAGTCAAGAACGGTGGCGTTTCCTTGCGAAGTTCGGCCATGGACTCATTGAGGCTGGAGATGAACTCGTCCACGATCTGGGGCACTCCGCTGATCATCTCTGGGGTACGGGAGATCTTCCGCATCACAGAGACCGTCTTGGAAACATTGGCTAAGCGCTTGTGGCCAGTGATCCACCCCGGCATCGTGTTGCTAAGATGGGAGAATGCTTGCGGGGGTACAGCAGCAGGCTCCGAACTTCCCTCTGGTCGGTCTGCGCGAAGCACATCTTCGTCAGGAAGACCTTGCTCGATGATGTGCTTTGCCTCCTGACCCAAGACGCCACGGAACTTCCTCACAAGTCTAAAGAGTTTCTGGTGAGACTTGCGAGCGCTTTCTCGGAGAGCATTGATGTTTGTATCCTTCCAGCTCGCCATGAGCAGGAcgtccttcatcttcttctcaatGGGAAGGCGTCCCCTCTGGATTGTTTCACCCATTACCTTCTCGTATCGTGAGTAGTACTGGATAAAGTTGGATAGCGAGTGAAGAATGATCTCAAGCATCGGGTAATCCTTGATGAGAAGTTTCAGGTGGCTCAGGAGCTGTCTGAGAAGGGCTAGACGAGCTCCATATTGGCCAACGATTGCCGTCGAGAAGTACATCTCCAAGCTCTGAATGAGAGAACCGGCGTATTCACGCATCTCATCCGGTACATCAACCAGGGAGAGAGGAACAGCAATAACAACCTGGTAAGCCACAAACCACCAGGAAAGGGCATCATCCTGGcatttcttctcctccataTCAAAGAGGTTGGCCCAGGTGGATAGTTCAAGCCTTCGCCAGCGGATAACCGTCTCAGTCAGGAGGTTGTGCAGAGTAAGGACGCCATGCACCTTGCTTGCCCAGCCTCCAAACTGCCACTCATAAACATGACCATGGAGATATTCCACCTTGGGCAGGATCTTGGCGAGGGGCTCAGTATGAACAAGCTCGAGAACCTTGTCACAGGCCTGGATCACATCGGCCAATGGTTGCATGTGTCCAATCTCATCGACCAACTGGAGCTCGCGGAACCTGCCTTTGATCTTGTGGATGAGACTGACGAGCTGGCGGGCCTCGGGAACGTTTGCATCCGTGTAGAAGTTGTAAGACTTGTCCACCGTGGATGAAGCCAGAGAATCGAGTTTGTCGTTCAAGATGAGCATAGTGCCAGCCAGCATCTTGCTTGTCAGGCTACGGTCGATATGCTTGTGGTCGATGGTTTCAGATGTGATCCTGTTACCCACAGATTGGCAAACCTCCTTGAGAGCCGCCGAGAAGTCCTGTCGATCAAGGAAAATGTTTCTGTGGAGTCGTGCAACCCGCAACGACTGATCGCGAACCTCATCTCGCTTCTTGGCAGGAGGACCATTGGGAGCATCCTCATTATCAAAGCTAGGGAACAGCTCATTGAACTCCTCGGCGTCgagctcttcctcgtcttctAGGGCGCCTCGGAAGCGGTAGAGGCTGCCCTTGGCTGCCTCTTCTTTGCGGTCAGCTTCGAGTCGCTTGGTCCACTCATCGTAGAAGTTGTGGAGGCTTTGGAAGACCAGCTCGCGGGCATGAGGCTGGACGTTTTCGATGCCCTCGACACTGACGACCGTGCCCATGTAGGTGAGAAACTCGAAACTCCTCGATGAGAAGTCGCCGCTAGTTTGGTTCCACATACTTCCGCCGAAGAATGGCGCGAGCTCCAAGAGTTGTTGGGAAGATGGTGCCAGTTGGCGAGCCGAAGTAGCCTCACAGAGTGAAAGTCCAACCATGAGACATCGCAGCAAGTTCGACGTAGGTCGAGTCATATCCTGATACGCTTCGAAGCGGGCTGAGAGTCGGTCCAGAAGTCTGAGAACGTTTTCTCTAACAAGGTGCAACTCCTCGGCTGCTTGAAGAGGATTTGTATCCAGAACCTGCAGAGCAGAAGACAACGCAGGACCAGTGATGGCCTTCAAAACATTGGAGAACTCAGCATGGAGCCCGCTGAGCTCGGATTTCTCAGGTCTGTAAATAGGCCGAACCTCCTCGGGCAGTGGACCCAAGGCAGCTGCTTCTTGCTCCAGCAAGCGAATGCGCTCATTTGTGTCTTGCCCAGTAAACAGCTTCTCAAAGGACCGCTGCGTATCTGTACGGTCTTGGAGAAGGGCATGTAGTTCCTGGAGAAACTCGCGCTCCATCTTTGGGCGGCTTTGGGGGTCAAACACGCGGTCTGGGACATACAGCTTGACGGTTCCAATGCTAAAGTGAACCCATGCAAATGCCGAGAGGTAGGCTTCTCGTTGAGCATCTTGCTGTGAGGCAACCAGAGCCTTCAGAACAGGCACAAAGTGCTCGGTGACAATCTGCTTGAAATGCTCCGGCTCAATGCTCGAGACAAGGCCATTGAAATGGTCAAAGTCGGTTAATCGATTGTCTGAGCCTTGAGAAGCCAACTCAACAGCTTGAATGACAGCGTCCTTGAGGTGCTGGCCATGGGCGCCAAAGACCTCAAGAacaagcttgaggaggacgCCGTTCAGTCTTGACAGGGGGTTAACCATCAGATCAGCACTCAGGTTCGCAAGGTGTCGTCCAGCGATTGGAAGTTCGGCCTCCAGCAAGGCCAGGGATCCAAGGCTGACGGATCCCAGACTCTGCATCTTGAACCAGAATGAAGTCGCAAACTTGCCATCCCAAGAGAACTGGTTCTGGTATACCAGGTTCTCCACAGACTGCAGAAGTGCTGCCTGAAGATCAGAGGTGGCAAACAGCATGCCAGATCTTGTCGGCACATCGGACAACACTTGGAGTTCCTGGGTAAAAGGCATAGGCTCAGTGCCTGAGGTCAAGGACTGAAGCATCGACACCTGTCGGAGAGTTTCAAACTCCTCAGCTAGGAAGGGCTTCAACTCGACCTCATCGGATCCAATTCGGGCTTCAAGAGACTGGATTTCGGCGGTGAGATCTTGTAGAAGCCCATCGGCGTTGGGAACTTCACCCCTGAGAATTCCAGAGGCCTTCTCGAGAGTGACCATTGCCTTGGACAGGTCAGGAATTGATGCGCCAGCCTTCCATCGCAGAGCGTCAAACCTGGTACcgagcttctccagctccagtGTTCGGTCCAGAATTTCCTTTGTGGGCAGAGGAGTTGGCCGGAAAACATGCCAGAGCAACTCCATGCTTAAACCAGTGGACAGCTTGAAGCCGGCAGTAAAGTCCTTACCCAGGCGGTCGAGAAGGTGAACAACAAAGTCTCGCTCTTGGGTACCATCCAAGGCGTCAAGGTGCTTCTGTAGGAAGTTCGCGCCCTGAGCAAGATGTGCCTGGAACTTGGCCTCATCAAAGTCGGTCTCTGTAGCAAGCTTGACGGTTCGCTCAAGGTAGCGCAAGACACCTCTGAGGATCTGCACTCGTTCCGCCCACAAGGCGGCCGATTCGAATCCAAAGCCAAGCCATGTCTTTGCCGCGTTGATCGTGGATGTCAAGAATGAAGCAAGCTTGACAGTAGAATCCTTAGACACAGCCGCCACGCGGTCACTTACAAGAGACCGCTGTAGTCGGTTGAGAGAGGTCAACTTGTTCACTTGAGCCTGGCGACGCTGGTCCTTAATCGAGTTTTGCAGGTTGTACAGATCTTGATAAAACTCCAGGCCTGCACCGAGCCATCTTGCTTGGTTCTGGACAGGGAGAAGCTGAGTAACCGGAAAGTTGTTGAGAGGGTGCAGTGGCTGGGCGGAAGTGAGTCCGGCAGGGACAGGGAGGGAATTGTACAATTGGGAGATGGCATTAACACCATCAGCCCCGTTCGTTGAGTGGAGGAAGTCCAACAAGTCTCCCACGCTCTTGGTCATTGTAGTCTTATCGGAATCGCCGCTTGGTAGAGCGTTGACGAAGCGGGGAAGCAGAGCCACATCGTTGATCGAAAGGGCCTCCAGAGCAGAGTTGACAACAGTGGTGTCTTCGGGCATTGAGTCGGCAATCTGTTGAGACATACCGTATCGCTGGAGACTGCTCTCAACTCCTATTACCCTGCTGTAACAGGGAGCACGCTCAGGCGGCGGAGTATGAATGTGGATCTCCACAGCACGGTTCCTCATTGCACGCGACAGCTCGCCGTATCGTGGGTCCATTGTCAAGAAGATACGGAAGTCGGGATGAGGTTTGACGACCCTGGGCTCTCCACCAGGACCACAGTGTTCGTTGATGCTCAAGAAACCGTTGGGCTCAAGAAGGGAGTTCAGTCGGTCCAGAACAGAGGCGTTGCACATGTTCGCATTGTCGAGAACAAGCCACTGGCCCATCTGCAGAGCCTTGACAATGACTCCGTCCAGCCATTCGAAGCGAGGGTTCTCAAGCACCAAGGGGccctgaaggagaagaagcgtcTTGGAGAGTGCTGTTGCTACTTCAGAGTCCGAGGGAATACCAGCGAGAAGGGATTCAATGCAGCGCTGAATGGTAGGCAGAGAGTCCACTTCGCCGGCGAACCCATCAAGCAagtgaaggagatggagagcaTCTTCGGGGACTTCTCCAGGCACGGCTGACATGATGGAGTTTTGCAGATCCTGTTGGACGACTCGAAGCGCGGCGTTGACCTCTCGCAGAGGATCGGCCTGCTCAAAGCCACCAACAAGATCCATGGTGTCAATGTCGGCATTCATGGGGAACACAACCAGAGACTTGCCAGCCAAGGCAGCAACATGTTCCAGGAGCACAGACTTTCCATAGCCAGAGGGACTGCTCAAAATGCAGGGAATGTTCTGCTTGACGCAAATCATGAGAGACTCTAGCTCTGAGAGACGAGGaacgatgttgatgttgggcaGTCGCTCAGGCTGCGAATTAGGATGCCTgtcgagaagagcaaggccCACCTGGCCAAACATCGGGTTGATGTCGTGGTATAGGCTGTGTTGTCGCGGCGAAGCACCAGAGATGAGTGTGAAGAGCTTGTTTACTTCTTCGCGATCCCTCTCAGATCGGAAACGTTGTCTGACAATAATGTCAAGGAAGTCTTCAGCTTGAGCATTGTGAAGGAGAGGGTCGGATGAATTGAGGAGCTTCAACCAGCGGAGAACGTCACGCAAATTGAATTCCCACGGACTGCCCTGTGAACCAAAGGCCTTCTCGACGGCAAGCTTGTGCTCAAGCTGAGACACAAACTGGATCAACTGGCTGATCACTGGAGCCGAGATATCGGGATAGTTGTGCGCGGCAATCAGGTTCAGATCATCGTCCGAGAAGACATCAGCGTACACGACGATGAAACGGTTCACAAAAGAGCTGGGCAGACCCTTTCGGCCACCACCTTGGTGGTGAGGGTTCTGGGCTGCGAACAAGCGGAAGTCTGGGTGACGCTTGAAAACCTGGTCCAGTTCCGAGATGTAAACTTCACCTCGGTGATCAAGACAAGCGTTTAATCCTTCCAGAACTGACTGGGAGGCAAGGTTCATCTCATCCAGAAGTACCCACTCGCCCTTTTGCATAGCTTGGAGGAATGGCGCGTCTCTCCAGGCAAAGTTACCAGCCTCGGCACCTTCAACGGGCACATCAGTACCAAACAGGTCCATCAGATCAGTCTGGTCAGAAAGGTTGATTCTCGTGAGGGGCTGGCCACATGCTTGCGACAAGGCAGCAACAAGGGTTGTCTTTCCAACACCAGGGCTTCCTTCGAGAAGAATTGGCTTTTGCATCTGAAGTGCTCGAAGAACTCGCATCGCGTTTAGACGAGTAGTAGGTGCGTGGAAAGCGAAACCAGGGTCGGCGACTCCTGCAGAGGAACGAGGGATGCTGAAATGTCCGATTGTCAAAGACTGTTCGTTCATCGACAACTCTGGGTGTGTCTCATAGACGAATGACACATCCTTTCCAATGAGTTCACTCAGCTTGTCGAGACAGCTTTGCCGCTGTTGGTTGATCGACTTGGGGTCGGTGGCCAGCAGAGCAGAAGGGTTGGCGCCAATGCTGTCGATGAAGATAGTTGAGGCACCATGTACCAGAGAGACAATAGGTTCATCAGACTGGAAATTGTTGATGAACTGAACCCAGACAAGGATCTCTCTGACTGAGAAGGGGGCGGTGGCCATCGATCTGAACGTGTCTCCGAACCAGGCAGCAAACTTGACGATAACCTCAACCAACTGCTTCGAGTCGCCCACGAGCTTCGTCTTGACAATCTCGTAGATATCTTCGCTCTGCGACAATGCAGGAACCCAGATCTCAGTAAATCGGTTTCGCAGCGCGGGAGACAGCTCCTTCTTTCCGAAATCACCACCAGGGTTCATGGTGGCGAAAAACTGGAAGCCATCAGCTCCAACGACGAAGGAGTTGTCGATGCCCTTCTCCGCGAGCAAAAGAGTTCTTGATGGTTCGAGCACAGAGTTGAGACGTTCCAGGACTGAATCATCGGCAAGGGAGATTtcatcgaggaggaagaagtggCCTTCTCTCATGGCCTCGACAAGACTACCATCTGCCCACTCGAACAAGGCCTTGCTTCGTGTCTCGTTGCTGCTTATCCGCTCTCGGATCTCGGACGGAACCTTGTCGCTGGTCGATGAATCGAGGGTATTGTATCGCTCGAGACGTTCTTCAACCGAGCCAGACACATCTAGACCAAGAGTCTGCAGAACCATTTTCAAGTCAACATCCAGAGCGTCGACGATGGCACCTCGGTTGCGAACGGGTCTCTGGGAACCGATCAAATCACCTGTCTCAGTGTTTTGGTGGGCGTTTACAATGTGAAGTTCCTTCTTCAGTGCCTCAGCCAGCAGTTGGACAACTGTTGTCTTTCCACAACCAGTTTCACCAACCAACAGAACGGGTTCATTGTTGCGCAATGCTCGGGCAACAAGAACATAGAGTCGCCGCATCGCATGAGTCCACACCACACCCTGGCTGTTATCCTTTCGGCTAATTCCCTTGAGCTCTGGGGCGGTGGTAGCGGAGTACAGATCTTGAGGATCAATCTTGACTTTGAAGACCTTCTCGATGACTTCCTTGACTGCGATGCGCTCCTCCTGATTGCGAACCCTTTCCGCCAGCAGCATGAATCCATGAGCAGCAATTTCTTCACGTGTATCGGCATCTCGCAATGCCCAGCGGAACAAGTCTCGGAGAGTGGCAAAACTGTCCTTCTGCTCGAATAGTCGGCTCGTTTGTCGAAGCCGGGACAGCTCCTTGTAGACAGTCACAATTCTTCGACAATCCGGAGGCGAAGTGTTGCGGCTTCGCTGCTGAAGAATAAACTCCAACTCATCTTCAGGAATGTCGTCGAAGTGAAGCTCCAAGAATCGATTTCGGAATGCTCTTGACAGGACCTTTCGGCCGCCATAGAGACCAGGGGGGTTTTGGGTTGCAAAAAGGATGAAATTTTCGTGAGGTCTAACGACTTCCTGGGTCTCGGGGATCAGGAGTTCTCGGTTGTCGTCAAGCAGGCGGTTCAGAGCTTCCAGAACATCAGTTGGTGCCAGGTTCAGTTCGTCGAGCACGATCCAGTGGCCTTGGCGCATGGCTTGCACCAAGATACCTTCCTGGAATCGCAGCTTTCCATCGGCTCCCGAAATGTAGGTACCCAGATACTCCTGAAGATCGGTGTGCTCGTGGTTGTTGATACGCACGAACTTGTTGCCAGTGAAATTTGCGAGATACTCAATCATACTTGTCTTTCCGGCTGATGTAGGACCTTGAATGAGGATGGGGAAGCGCCTTGTAGAAGTAGCTCGGACAAGGTTAAGAAGGTTGCGTTCCACGTAGGGGGTGATAATGTAGTCATCCCGTTCAATGGGAGTCTCGTTGCCCTGGAATAGCCAGTACTGTCGGTCTCGGCTCTTGTTCTTGAACCGGACATATTGCTTGCCGTCGTTAGGGTGCTTCGGCGCTTGAGAGAGTAGTGACTGCGAATTTCCGTGCCGTTCAAAGAGGTGATGGGATATTAGGGGCACCAGCATCTTTTCGGAGTCTCGATCCAGGAGCGTGAGAAATCCCATGGAGAAGCCTTCGTAAAGGGCTCTGCGCACACCGTAGTAGGGTGCGATAGTGTTCACGTAACTCAAGACCCGAGTGAGGGTTCGAAGACTGAAATGGGGCACCTCATTCGCTCCATCAACAAgtctcttctcctcggccaaTCGCTTCGTGTTGAGATAGAGTCGAGCAATGTCATCGGCTGCCTGGTCGTTTttactgctgctgccgccgagaTAGGTCTTGATAATTGTAAGGAGGTCTTTCAAGTCCTTGTCTGGACTCGAAACATAGACTTCAGTAAATCTTGATCGGATGCCAACTGGAAGATCGCGTTTTCCAATATCGGTTGCCGGGTTCATCGCGCCAAAGATTCGGAAGTTGGGGTGTGCTTCAATCTTCTCGATCTCTCCAGTCTCTGAGAGCAGGATGGAAGGCCTCTCATCAGGTCCAGTCAACAGGTCTGCAATGCTCTCGAGAGTATCTGGCGACGCCAGGTTgatctcatcaagaagaacccAGTCACCGTTGCGAACAGCCTTAACCAAGTTACCCTCCATGAAAGAGAAGGCGAAACTGCCAGAGCCCCCTGAGATCTGGACGTCAAACTGCTCGAGGTTGCGAGCAAAAGTGTCCCATCGCGGTTGAAGATCACGCAGTGTTTGCAGCTTTGACTGCGTCTTTCGACGTTTTGTCGGCTGCTCGTCACCATTTCGTGTCTCTGCTTGCTGAGCATGTACCCGCTCGAGTTCAGTAACGATCTTGTTGAACATCTTTGGAGCTTCCTTCCACAGCTTTGACACTCTTGACCATTGTCCCTTGGCGAAGCACTTGCCGACCTGCTCGAGATACTTTTGGTTCTTGGATGCAGATATGCCAGTTGCGGAAAAGAGATCCTCGAACTCTTCCTTCAACGGCATAGCCAATGTCCGTGTGTTGACAGGCTTGAAGCCGCCCAGAAGATCGCCGACTTCGCTCTGCTGGGAAAGGTTGACAGCGATCAGCTTATGTCCAAGAGACTCAGCCAACTGCTGCACAACTGTGGTCTTTCCGATACCAGTTTCTCCCACGAGAAGGACTGGCTCGTTCAACTTGACGGCCACAGCGATTTGCTCAAGTAGCTTCTTAGCGTGCGCTGTGCTAGCAAATGGCCGTTTTAACTTTTGGACGCGGTTGGagtgcttcttcttccgcaGCACTGCTCGACCGATGCTGAACTGGTTGTCGCTCTCTTCCAAAGGGGGTATATTGGCAGTGATGTAGTGTTCTGCCCGTTCTTTGGAGAGGTGCATCTCCTCAGCAATCGCAAAGATGAGCTGCTTGCCTAACTCTTGATCTGGGCAACTTCCAACAAAGCAGTCCACAGCCTCCATGAACATCCAGTCTCGGGTCGTCTCGCTGATGGGTTCGTCTCCGGTTTTTGAACCGGCAGCAACCAGACATTCCCGAAGTCTGCGGCACCACTTGAGCAGATCTCGTAGTGTCATCTGGCGATCCATGACGTTACGGCCTCGGGATAGCGCTCCAGGGGTGCTGCTGAGTCGAGAAAGCCGACCATACACTGCCAGGATTCCAGGGATAAACTTTCGGAGAATAGGATGTGTTTGAACAACCACATCCTCGAGCTCAGATGCTGCAAGAGGCTGAGTCCCCAGGGTTTGCCAGAAGCGGATTCCAACGAGGCT includes:
- a CDS encoding Midasin, yielding MAMIDVSRQRRSLLADAAVLEHLPSELLALIQDQTSTKLLDAVAEAALCPPLTERVFAHFEHVFADICSRWILNPGNERQRIRIYSALARILPFAPYLSTFFEHSSSEKPTNSPSLRLPPLRLNHDAMPQDEESLLQSLLVAWRLISFDPRNFGPLTSPALMQTLFKHDSIAVRYLATRIFIQLLHGSDWKLESLIQEHIGKNEAILADFDGRSIDYGFLSLYEQSRVKSVITLRQEIQAAHEADGNDTPCLQALTPYVVSYGNVILPRPLGPAGESSNLVLTPTTVSNLERLASMLRESDPVLLYGLPGVGKTALVHELAKQLGMYSNMVTLHLNEQTDAKMLIGLYSTDSKPGSFQWRPGVLTTAVREGRWVLVEDLDRAPTEVLSTLLPLIERKELLIPSRGERIQAASSFRLFATVRTSRGMNGRENLPSLVGIRFWQTLGTQPLAASELEDVVVQTHPILRKFIPGILAVYGRLSRLSSTPGALSRGRNVMDRQMTLRDLLKWCRRLRECLVAAGSKTGDEPISETTRDWMFMEAVDCFVGSCPDQELGKQLIFAIAEEMHLSKERAEHYITANIPPLEESDNQFSIGRAVLRKKKHSNRVQKLKRPFASTAHAKKLLEQIAVAVKLNEPVLLVGETGIGKTTVVQQLAESLGHKLIAVNLSQQSEVGDLLGGFKPVNTRTLAMPLKEEFEDLFSATGISASKNQKYLEQVGKCFAKGQWSRVSKLWKEAPKMFNKIVTELERVHAQQAETRNGDEQPTKRRKTQSKLQTLRDLQPRWDTFARNLEQFDVQISGGSGSFAFSFMEGNLVKAVRNGDWVLLDEINLASPDTLESIADLLTGPDERPSILLSETGEIEKIEAHPNFRIFGAMNPATDIGKRDLPVGIRSRFTEVYVSSPDKDLKDLLTIIKTYLGGSSSKNDQAADDIARLYLNTKRLAEEKRLVDGANEVPHFSLRTLTRVLSYVNTIAPYYGVRRALYEGFSMGFLTLLDRDSEKMLVPLISHHLFERHGNSQSLLSQAPKHPNDGKQYVRFKNKSRDRQYWLFQGNETPIERDDYIITPYVERNLLNLVRATSTRRFPILIQGPTSAGKTSMIEYLANFTGNKFVRINNHEHTDLQEYLGTYISGADGKLRFQEGILVQAMRQGHWIVLDELNLAPTDVLEALNRLLDDNRELLIPETQEVVRPHENFILFATQNPPGLYGGRKVLSRAFRNRFLELHFDDIPEDELEFILQQRSRNTSPPDCRRIVTVYKELSRLRQTSRLFEQKDSFATLRDLFRWALRDADTREEIAAHGFMLLAERVRNQEERIAVKEVIEKVFKVKIDPQDLYSATTAPELKGISRKDNSQGVVWTHAMRRLYVLVARALRNNEPVLLVGETGCGKTTVVQLLAEALKKELHIVNAHQNTETGDLIGSQRPVRNRGAIVDALDVDLKMVLQTLGLDVSGSVEERLERYNTLDSSTSDKVPSEIRERISSNETRSKALFEWADGSLVEAMREGHFFLLDEISLADDSVLERLNSVLEPSRTLLLAEKGIDNSFVVGADGFQFFATMNPGGDFGKKELSPALRNRFTEIWVPALSQSEDIYEIVKTKLVGDSKQLVEVIVKFAAWFGDTFRSMATAPFSVREILVWVQFINNFQSDEPIVSLVHGASTIFIDSIGANPSALLATDPKSINQQRQSCLDKLSELIGKDVSFVYETHPELSMNEQSLTIGHFSIPRSSAGVADPGFAFHAPTTRLNAMRVLRALQMQKPILLEGSPGVGKTTLVAALSQACGQPLTRINLSDQTDLMDLFGTDVPVEGAEAGNFAWRDAPFLQAMQKGEWVLLDEMNLASQSVLEGLNACLDHRGEVYISELDQVFKRHPDFRLFAAQNPHHQGGGRKGLPSSFVNRFIVVYADVFSDDDLNLIAAHNYPDISAPVISQLIQFVSQLEHKLAVEKAFGSQGSPWEFNLRDVLRWLKLLNSSDPLLHNAQAEDFLDIIVRQRFRSERDREEVNKLFTLISGASPRQHSLYHDINPMFGQVGLALLDRHPNSQPERLPNINIVPRLSELESLMICVKQNIPCILSSPSGYGKSVLLEHVAALAGKSLVVFPMNADIDTMDLVGGFEQADPLREVNAALRVVQQDLQNSIMSAVPGEVPEDALHLLHLLDGFAGEVDSLPTIQRCIESLLAGIPSDSEVATALSKTLLLLQGPLVLENPRFEWLDGVIVKALQMGQWLVLDNANMCNASVLDRLNSLLEPNGFLSINEHCGPGGEPRVVKPHPDFRIFLTMDPRYGELSRAMRNRAVEIHIHTPPPERAPCYSRVIGVESSLQRYGMSQQIADSMPEDTTVVNSALEALSINDVALLPRFVNALPSGDSDKTTMTKSVGDLLDFLHSTNGADGVNAISQLYNSLPVPAGLTSAQPLHPLNNFPVTQLLPVQNQARWLGAGLEFYQDLYNLQNSIKDQRRQAQVNKLTSLNRLQRSLVSDRVAAVSKDSTVKLASFLTSTINAAKTWLGFGFESAALWAERVQILRGVLRYLERTVKLATETDFDEAKFQAHLAQGANFLQKHLDALDGTQERDFVVHLLDRLGKDFTAGFKLSTGLSMELLWHVFRPTPLPTKEILDRTLELEKLGTRFDALRWKAGASIPDLSKAMVTLEKASGILRGEVPNADGLLQDLTAEIQSLEARIGSDEVELKPFLAEEFETLRQVSMLQSLTSGTEPMPFTQELQVLSDVPTRSGMLFATSDLQAALLQSVENLVYQNQFSWDGKFATSFWFKMQSLGSVSLGSLALLEAELPIAGRHLANLSADLMVNPLSRLNGVLLKLVLEVFGAHGQHLKDAVIQAVELASQGSDNRLTDFDHFNGLVSSIEPEHFKQIVTEHFVPVLKALVASQQDAQREAYLSAFAWVHFSIGTVKLYVPDRVFDPQSRPKMEREFLQELHALLQDRTDTQRSFEKLFTGQDTNERIRLLEQEAAALGPLPEEVRPIYRPEKSELSGLHAEFSNVLKAITGPALSSALQVLDTNPLQAAEELHLVRENVLRLLDRLSARFEAYQDMTRPTSNLLRCLMVGLSLCEATSARQLAPSSQQLLELAPFFGGSMWNQTSGDFSSRSFEFLTYMGTVVSVEGIENVQPHARELVFQSLHNFYDEWTKRLEADRKEEAAKGSLYRFRGALEDEEELDAEEFNELFPSFDNEDAPNGPPAKKRDEVRDQSLRVARLHRNIFLDRQDFSAALKEVCQSVGNRITSETIDHKHIDRSLTSKMLAGTMLILNDKLDSLASSTVDKSYNFYTDANVPEARQLVSLIHKIKGRFRELQLVDEIGHMQPLADVIQACDKVLELVHTEPLAKILPKVEYLHGHVYEWQFGGWASKVHGVLTLHNLLTETVIRWRRLELSTWANLFDMEEKKCQDDALSWWFVAYQVVIAVPLSLVDVPDEMREYAGSLIQSLEMYFSTAIVGQYGARLALLRQLLSHLKLLIKDYPMLEIILHSLSNFIQYYSRYEKVMGETIQRGRLPIEKKMKDVLLMASWKDTNINALRESARKSHQKLFRLVRKFRGVLGQEAKHIIEQGLPDEDVLRADRPEGSSEPAAVPPQAFSHLSNTMPGWITGHKRLANVSKTVSVMRKISRTPEMISGVPQIVDEFISSLNESMAELRKETPPFLTDENKDQVKHLKTRKRKLFADTLRDLRQMGLKYNLGQDKLAQQDSLSLVLSRIQPVQLWDNKTEEAIGYHLHKILDLAPKARAAARDHSEDLTGAEVGRSIGFVEGMLDFLLSQRNFISAGASSLLSLKKSTDQFNNLGRVQDNNILTKKTTKSNWTQLLPWLVHILQFSIRLIEIHEKLGQSKHVRVLEQLKSWYGRFESLQTSTLSFGQLPDRLSSEAAVQAETSFSNELASFRGVIEELISEEPKLSFVFKQLNGWTRATEENVSFAANDVEVATFANAISTLCDKILVAIETAQKAARSIPRKEDEPAWLTAHCDGFTNLFKKLRIGEVERSVSSCIEMMQHIDMSQKHLSQAAMSLMAIASPILVEYVEFCQQSLVQVVDLHGAVAHMAYNMTKAFTQIASQGFCTPHEKSDETSGESGKVESGTGLGDGEGAEDISKDIQPDEDLSELAQEANKEENGEMEDEKDAVDMADEELEGDMGSVDGAEDDEEGSKNGDEEEEENEMDEEAGDVDDLDPTAVDEKMWDGDDEEKAEKDQQGEKAKGQKKDDEQMAADEDAKKQEGEEEPEADDSGEQDAEEAGAEEEDVKTQEEMNKQDQTAQENDTLALPEDMELDLNDEHESASDSDDLDALSDIEEEKQEPEDQEMGDNDEDEADDAAAQAQLQEEAGDEAEVKEEEEETPEEKVGGNDEVQEDVQPEEEEKAEEQEEATDQTQPPKDNSTADADNAAPSDVKSSGQDQNAESMDVDDNFQNNAAQQEDGEMGEAAADQDTSAGNKGSMSRSKEVLDRAEQEQQDKDDSARSDPFKKLGDALERWHRQQEDIKDAEPTEKDEQNAPQDPNADQSRREFQHLQDDNTAADTQAMGTADDDQVQPIDESMAIDEEKQDPTSRLMDEDKEEEPEQDPDKMDTTDSAEAPDANKQDQDKDQDDTRSGVKTRQGNYNRELEPEEQEAQLAEEDEDEVEIQETSTQLSTTHISDEERPLRDFGESMHQWTEFQTKTHSLSLALTSQLRLILTPSQSTKLSGAFRTGKRLNIKRIIPYIASSYKRDKIWMRRSIPTKRTYQILLCVDDSKSMGESSSGTLAMESLVMVSRSLTMLEAGQVGIMGFGSDVFTAHGLTEPFASDAGAKVLQKFNFSQDRTDIALLIQRTIETFRLARQQGGGGSDLWQLALILSDGLTPSSAHEGIRRLLREAMEERIMIVFIIMDDTGKKKGDSVLELKEAKFVRDGGESKVVIERYLDTFPFQYYLIVHHLEELPSALAGLLRTWFAEVNA